From Candidatus Persebacteraceae bacterium Df01, a single genomic window includes:
- a CDS encoding ribonucleoside-diphosphate reductase subunit alpha, producing the protein MQPIIKQVAVTSSVRSVSNDFTDNSPILGDYRVIRRNGAVVKFDRQKISVAMTKAFLEVRGAGAADSASVRNIVEHTTERVLEALSRRRPAAAHFHIEEIQDQVELALMRGEHHQVARAYVLYRERHAEARNQKAREILPTPIQVTDKNGRQYQLDVHRLQEQVKEACRGLDATDVESLLQRSLQEMYDGIHEKEICKALYLAARARIEREPQYSQVSARLLLDFLRFEVFGRDVHHTEMEDLYANHLLDMVRVGVAGELLNPLLASRFDLAVLGSTLRPERDLQFGYLGMQTLYDRYFLRVDERPIELPQSFFMRVAMGLALNEDNPTERAAEFYEILSSFRFMSSTPTLFNSGTRHSQLSSCYLTTVGDDLAEIFDSYRENALLAKFAGGLGNDWTPVRAMGARIKGTNGKSQGVIPFLKIVNDTAVAVNQGGKRKGAVCVYLETWHLDILEFLDLRKNTGDERRRAHDMNTANWIPDLFMKRVMEEGQWTLFSPADVPDLHDLCGANFERAYVAYEEKAARGELHHQTLQAVELWRRMLTMLFETGHPWITFKDACNIRSPQQHIGVVHSSNLCTEITLNTNQDEIAVCNLGSVNLPAHFKDGVLDEDKLEKTIRTAMRMLDNVIDINYYAVSKAENANKRHRPVGIGMMGFQDCLYEMNVPYNSPEAVEFADNTAELLCYHAYLASTELAAERGAYESFEGSLWDRGILPHDTLRLLAAERGDNVDVSGELPLSADGGGDRLDGDYLQADLSQRQNWQLLRERIKMYGMRNSNCVAIAPTATIANIVGVTASIEPTYQNIYVKSNLSGDFTVSNRYLVDDLKALGIWDDVMLEDIKYFDGVLEQITRIPESVRAKYPTAFEVEPKWLIDCAARRQKWMDQAQSLNLYIAEPSGKKLDEMYKLAWRSGLKTTYYLRSMGASSTEKYTARTGALNAVSAGGSNGSSAPQACAIDDPDCEACQ; encoded by the coding sequence ATGCAACCAATTATTAAACAAGTCGCTGTTACTAGTTCTGTTCGGTCTGTTAGTAACGATTTTACCGACAATTCGCCGATTTTGGGCGATTATCGCGTCATTCGTCGTAATGGTGCTGTTGTAAAATTTGACCGCCAAAAAATATCAGTAGCAATGACCAAGGCGTTTTTGGAGGTTCGTGGTGCTGGTGCCGCCGATTCTGCCAGTGTGCGAAATATTGTAGAACATACTACCGAGCGGGTGCTGGAAGCGTTGTCACGTCGCCGCCCAGCTGCAGCGCATTTTCATATTGAAGAAATCCAAGATCAAGTCGAATTGGCGTTGATGCGCGGTGAGCATCATCAGGTGGCACGTGCCTATGTGTTATATCGTGAGCGCCACGCTGAGGCGCGCAATCAAAAAGCGCGGGAAATACTGCCAACACCCATTCAAGTGACTGATAAAAATGGTCGGCAGTATCAGCTAGACGTACATCGACTGCAAGAGCAAGTAAAAGAAGCTTGTAGAGGGCTGGACGCGACGGATGTAGAGTCGTTGCTACAAAGATCGCTGCAGGAAATGTATGATGGGATACACGAAAAAGAAATTTGTAAGGCACTCTATCTAGCTGCTAGAGCACGTATTGAGCGTGAGCCGCAGTACTCTCAGGTCAGTGCTCGGTTATTGTTGGACTTTTTACGCTTTGAAGTGTTTGGTCGCGATGTGCACCACACTGAAATGGAAGATTTGTACGCTAACCATCTGCTAGACATGGTGCGTGTTGGTGTGGCGGGTGAATTACTCAATCCGTTGCTGGCTTCTCGGTTTGATCTTGCGGTGTTGGGCAGTACACTGCGACCAGAGCGCGATTTGCAGTTTGGCTATTTAGGTATGCAAACCCTGTATGACCGATACTTTTTGCGTGTGGACGAGCGGCCAATTGAACTGCCGCAAAGCTTTTTTATGCGTGTGGCGATGGGATTGGCGCTCAATGAAGACAATCCCACTGAACGTGCGGCAGAATTTTATGAAATACTGTCATCTTTCCGTTTTATGAGTTCCACTCCGACACTGTTTAATTCAGGTACCCGCCATTCACAGTTGTCTAGTTGTTATTTGACAACAGTGGGAGATGATTTAGCGGAGATTTTTGATTCGTACCGTGAAAATGCGTTGTTGGCCAAGTTTGCCGGCGGATTGGGTAATGATTGGACGCCGGTGCGTGCTATGGGTGCTCGTATCAAAGGAACCAACGGCAAATCACAAGGTGTAATCCCTTTTCTCAAAATTGTCAACGACACGGCAGTTGCCGTGAATCAGGGAGGCAAACGCAAAGGGGCGGTTTGCGTTTATTTAGAAACTTGGCATCTGGATATCTTAGAATTTTTAGATTTGCGCAAAAACACGGGTGACGAGCGTCGTCGTGCTCACGACATGAATACTGCTAATTGGATACCAGACTTGTTTATGAAGCGAGTGATGGAAGAGGGGCAGTGGACACTGTTTTCTCCGGCAGACGTTCCTGATTTGCATGATTTATGTGGCGCTAATTTTGAGCGTGCTTACGTTGCCTACGAAGAAAAAGCAGCACGTGGTGAATTACATCACCAAACTTTGCAAGCGGTAGAATTGTGGCGGCGTATGCTGACCATGCTTTTTGAAACTGGGCATCCGTGGATAACTTTCAAAGATGCCTGCAATATTCGCTCGCCGCAGCAACATATCGGTGTTGTTCACTCTTCCAATCTTTGTACCGAAATTACGCTCAATACGAACCAAGACGAAATTGCGGTGTGCAATTTAGGGTCAGTTAACCTACCAGCACACTTTAAAGACGGCGTTTTGGACGAAGATAAGTTGGAAAAAACGATACGCACGGCAATGCGTATGTTAGACAACGTTATTGATATTAACTACTATGCGGTATCCAAAGCCGAAAATGCTAATAAGCGACACCGACCGGTAGGTATAGGGATGATGGGATTTCAAGATTGCTTGTATGAAATGAACGTTCCCTACAATTCACCGGAGGCAGTAGAGTTTGCTGATAATACTGCTGAATTGCTGTGTTATCACGCTTATCTGGCGTCTACTGAACTGGCAGCCGAGCGAGGGGCTTACGAATCGTTTGAAGGCAGTTTGTGGGATCGCGGCATACTTCCGCACGATACATTGCGTTTACTTGCCGCCGAGCGAGGTGACAATGTGGACGTGAGTGGTGAACTGCCGTTGTCGGCGGATGGCGGTGGTGACCGACTAGACGGTGACTATTTGCAAGCGGATTTGTCACAACGGCAAAACTGGCAGTTATTGCGCGAGCGCATCAAAATGTACGGAATGAGGAATTCTAATTGTGTGGCAATTGCGCCGACGGCGACCATTGCTAATATCGTTGGCGTAACGGCATCTATTGAGCCAACGTACCAAAATATTTATGTTAAATCTAATTTGTCTGGTGATTTTACGGTTTCTAACCGCTATCTAGTGGATGACCTTAAAGCGCTGGGGATATGGGACGATGTTATGTTGGAAGATATCAAATATTTTGATGGCGTATTGGAGCAAATTACTCGTATTCCCGAATCGGTACGAGCTAAATATCCAACGGCTTTTGAAGTAGAACCAAAGTGGTTGATTGATTGCGCAGCTCGGCGACAAAAATGGATGGATCAGGCGCAATCGCTCAATTTGTACATTGCCGAACCGTCCGGTAAAAAATTGGATGAAATGTATAAACTGGCGTGGCGTAGTGGTTTGAAAACAACCTATTATTTGCGCTCTATGGGCGCATCCAGTACCGAAAAATATACAGCTCGCACTGGCGCACTCAACGCGGTGAGTGCCGGTGGTAGCAACGGCAGTAGCGCGCCTCAGGCTTGTGCTATAGATGACCCAGATTGTGAAGCGTGTCAGTAA
- a CDS encoding ComF family protein, whose product MLLLTCCALCRALCRGTLCPPCMVDVERLRVVVACPQCAAPTDGLCGVCIKQPPAFDCTVAALCYLPPLTMLVQYFKFYGSWQLAELLASFAVAPAADVMLPVPLHPTRESWRGFNQARELAKMLPSPAPPLRDDWLRRVVDTLPQTRQTNVAARRRNVKGAFTVAAAVRGRRVLVVDDVMSSGATMQEIAKVLKKAGAAKVINLIIARTVPKKSTL is encoded by the coding sequence ATGTTGTTATTGACTTGTTGTGCGCTGTGTCGGGCGTTGTGCCGCGGTACATTGTGCCCTCCTTGTATGGTCGATGTTGAGCGATTGCGGGTTGTTGTGGCTTGTCCGCAATGCGCGGCGCCGACGGACGGACTTTGCGGCGTCTGTATAAAACAACCACCGGCTTTTGATTGCACTGTTGCCGCGCTTTGCTACCTGCCGCCGCTAACCATGTTGGTGCAATATTTTAAGTTTTACGGGAGTTGGCAATTAGCGGAATTGTTGGCAAGTTTTGCTGTTGCGCCAGCGGCGGATGTGATGTTGCCGGTGCCGTTACATCCTACCCGCGAGAGTTGGCGTGGTTTTAATCAAGCCCGAGAACTGGCAAAAATGTTGCCGTCGCCAGCACCGCCATTGCGTGATGATTGGTTACGGCGAGTGGTGGACACACTGCCGCAAACGCGTCAGACCAATGTGGCAGCACGGCGACGCAACGTTAAGGGTGCTTTTACTGTTGCCGCTGCGGTGCGAGGACGTCGGGTGTTGGTAGTGGATGACGTAATGAGCAGTGGTGCTACTATGCAGGAAATTGCGAAAGTGCTGAAAAAAGCGGGAGCCGCTAAGGTGATTAATTTAATTATCGCCCGCACTGTACCCAAAAAGTCAACATTATGA
- a CDS encoding MFS transporter — protein MRKQIAAIFALLLTTGLLQVGHGAVSAMIIQYGGQLKFSATVLGLLTAAMYVGMIAGNILQRRLLPRISYIRTFAVCATITTLLSMFLPMLPDIWTWLLMRVIYGVFYSVAMVVCMDWVNSKSTQENRSRLMGTMMTVMFLAYGLSQYILLLGKNHPDKAFILATAFLLFSLVPVCLTRFPEPQAPPRAENSSISLREAYQVAPVSYIGQFGFGLATGAGWLFISYLDSLNVSSTVGATMAVVLYGSGFILQLPMGWLSDKLADRRNLIVVLAGASAALAALLFFGSYMSSGILLFLLFMFSAISNPLYSLNISYGQGFVDSGKSADYSFRLIQIYAIGALIGPPITGFLMSTIAPDALFAFIGIIFAAVTIITATNRFMPHYRPAHTEQLRPLSPLMASQAVSEEVMYSELDIGPDFSPISPQKSIMDDTAAIGPDLPDEPITAADAATMGPDFPDEATAETEIIGPASSKNKQENA, from the coding sequence ATGCGTAAGCAAATTGCCGCGATTTTTGCCCTACTCCTCACTACCGGCTTACTACAAGTCGGACACGGAGCAGTGTCGGCAATGATTATTCAGTACGGTGGGCAACTAAAGTTTTCAGCTACCGTGTTGGGACTACTGACGGCGGCAATGTATGTAGGAATGATTGCCGGCAATATCTTACAACGCCGACTGTTGCCGCGCATTTCTTATATCCGCACTTTTGCCGTATGCGCAACAATAACGACACTACTGTCTATGTTTCTTCCTATGCTACCCGATATTTGGACATGGTTGTTAATGCGCGTAATCTATGGCGTGTTTTACAGTGTTGCGATGGTAGTATGCATGGACTGGGTCAATTCCAAGTCAACTCAAGAAAATCGTAGCCGTTTGATGGGCACGATGATGACCGTAATGTTTCTAGCGTACGGTCTCAGTCAATACATTTTGCTGTTGGGTAAAAACCATCCGGATAAGGCATTCATTCTTGCCACCGCTTTTTTGTTGTTTTCTTTGGTACCGGTTTGCCTTACGCGCTTTCCCGAACCGCAAGCACCGCCGCGCGCAGAAAACAGCAGCATCAGCTTACGCGAAGCCTATCAAGTTGCTCCGGTGTCTTATATAGGGCAGTTTGGTTTTGGCTTAGCTACCGGAGCAGGCTGGTTATTTATATCTTATTTAGATTCATTAAATGTGTCGTCAACAGTAGGTGCAACCATGGCAGTAGTGTTGTATGGTAGTGGTTTTATACTGCAACTGCCAATGGGCTGGCTATCCGATAAGCTAGCTGATCGGCGTAACCTGATAGTAGTGCTAGCCGGCGCATCAGCCGCACTGGCGGCACTGCTATTTTTTGGCTCGTACATGTCGTCAGGTATACTTTTATTTTTACTTTTTATGTTCAGCGCGATATCCAATCCTTTGTATTCACTCAACATTAGCTACGGACAAGGTTTTGTAGACAGTGGCAAATCAGCAGATTATTCTTTTCGGCTAATTCAGATTTACGCAATCGGCGCACTTATTGGTCCACCGATAACGGGTTTTTTGATGAGTACCATCGCACCAGATGCACTCTTTGCCTTTATCGGAATTATTTTTGCCGCTGTTACTATCATTACCGCTACCAATCGCTTTATGCCGCATTATCGTCCTGCCCACACCGAACAACTTCGCCCGCTATCACCATTGATGGCGTCGCAAGCAGTTAGTGAGGAAGTTATGTATTCTGAATTAGATATTGGCCCCGACTTTTCGCCGATTTCTCCCCAAAAATCAATTATGGATGACACTGCAGCAATAGGACCCGATTTACCAGATGAACCGATAACGGCGGCTGATGCGGCAACGATGGGGCCAGATTTCCCCGACGAGGCAACGGCAGAAACCGAAATAATCGGACCGGCATCGTCGAAAAATAAACAGGAGAACGCATGA
- the gatC gene encoding Asp-tRNA(Asn)/Glu-tRNA(Gln) amidotransferase subunit GatC codes for MSKINTEDLVRLARMTRLEVPPEKTPEALQALNAILDMMEQLQHANVDAVDALTHVQFQGQTLRLRDDTAQVGYNTDALFAGAPQTDDGCFIVPRVIE; via the coding sequence ATGAGCAAAATTAATACGGAAGATTTGGTGCGATTGGCGCGAATGACGCGACTAGAAGTACCACCAGAAAAAACGCCGGAAGCTTTACAGGCACTTAACGCCATTTTAGATATGATGGAACAATTGCAGCACGCCAATGTAGATGCCGTAGACGCGCTCACGCATGTGCAATTTCAGGGACAAACGTTGCGATTGCGTGATGACACGGCGCAAGTTGGATACAACACGGATGCACTTTTCGCCGGTGCTCCTCAAACGGACGACGGCTGTTTTATCGTACCTCGGGTGATTGAATGA
- the gatA gene encoding Asp-tRNA(Asn)/Glu-tRNA(Gln) amidotransferase subunit GatA has product MNTELSTAGVRGLVALLTAGDVSATEVSAHFQRQIKAQKQLNAFVQIEDNPTVPANNGTLAGVPIAHKDIFCARDVASTCGSNILKNYNPPYDAAIVERAHAAGMVCLGRTNMDEFAMGSSGEHSVYGATLNPWNETRTPGGSSSGSAAAVAARLTPVATATDTGGSIRQPAAFCGVTGVKPTYGRISRWGMVAFASSFDQGGVIAVSADDCALALNALCGFDARDSTSLDVPTEDFTHDIHTPLSGLKIGVPAEFFGDGLNAETGTRVQEALQTMQKAGAELVDVRLPAVNFAIPAYYVLTCAEASSNLSRFDGVRYGLRADNANDLLSMYEKTRAAGFGEEVKRRILVGAYVLSYGYYDAYYRRAMKVRKLVADDFARAFEQCDLIAGPTTPGPAFALNEIADSDPVTMYKQDIYTVPINLAGLPAASVPCGFAGALPVGLQLIAPPMEEARLLRVAHQYQQHTDFHQRLPVTVA; this is encoded by the coding sequence ATGAATACCGAGTTGTCCACCGCTGGAGTACGCGGTTTAGTTGCACTATTAACCGCCGGCGACGTATCAGCCACAGAAGTCTCAGCGCATTTTCAGCGACAAATAAAAGCCCAAAAACAACTTAATGCATTCGTACAGATAGAAGACAACCCAACGGTACCCGCCAATAATGGAACTTTGGCAGGAGTGCCCATCGCACACAAAGATATTTTTTGCGCTCGTGATGTAGCAAGTACTTGTGGCTCAAACATATTAAAAAATTACAACCCGCCTTACGATGCCGCCATAGTGGAGCGCGCACACGCTGCCGGCATGGTGTGTCTGGGTCGCACCAACATGGATGAATTTGCCATGGGGTCATCGGGAGAACATTCCGTATATGGTGCCACGCTTAACCCGTGGAATGAAACGCGCACCCCTGGCGGTAGTTCCAGCGGTTCAGCAGCGGCGGTCGCGGCGCGCCTGACGCCAGTAGCGACAGCAACCGATACCGGTGGATCTATCCGCCAACCTGCAGCGTTTTGCGGTGTAACCGGAGTCAAACCTACTTATGGACGCATCTCTCGCTGGGGCATGGTAGCTTTTGCCTCCAGTTTTGACCAAGGCGGTGTAATCGCAGTTAGTGCCGACGACTGCGCTCTTGCGCTCAATGCTTTGTGTGGATTTGACGCGCGCGATTCCACTTCACTGGACGTGCCGACAGAAGATTTCACTCACGATATTCATACACCGCTGTCTGGTCTAAAGATTGGAGTTCCTGCGGAATTTTTTGGTGACGGGTTAAACGCCGAAACCGGCACCCGAGTTCAAGAAGCGTTGCAAACAATGCAAAAAGCTGGAGCTGAGTTGGTTGACGTACGCCTGCCAGCGGTGAATTTCGCCATCCCAGCCTACTATGTGCTGACCTGCGCCGAGGCTTCCAGCAATTTATCACGTTTTGACGGCGTAAGATACGGCCTGCGTGCCGATAACGCCAATGATTTGCTCTCTATGTACGAAAAAACCCGCGCAGCCGGCTTTGGTGAAGAAGTCAAGCGACGGATTTTGGTAGGCGCCTACGTACTGTCCTACGGCTACTATGATGCCTATTATCGTCGCGCCATGAAAGTGCGCAAATTGGTAGCCGATGATTTTGCTCGCGCCTTTGAACAATGTGATCTTATTGCTGGACCAACTACTCCGGGACCGGCATTTGCACTCAATGAAATTGCCGACAGCGATCCGGTAACCATGTACAAGCAAGATATTTATACCGTGCCAATTAATTTAGCCGGGCTGCCGGCGGCATCTGTACCGTGCGGTTTTGCAGGAGCACTGCCGGTAGGATTACAGCTTATCGCACCACCGATGGAAGAAGCGCGTTTGTTACGGGTGGCACACCAATATCAACAACATACAGATTTTCATCAACGCCTACCGGTGACAGTAGCATGA
- the gatB gene encoding Asp-tRNA(Asn)/Glu-tRNA(Gln) amidotransferase subunit GatB: MKWECVIGLEIHAQLKTASKIFSPAAATYCDTPNQHVREVDCGLPGALPVLNRTVVEYAIRLGLALESEISELSEFARKNYFYPDLPKGYQISQFDYPIVSGGRLAIDMPDGEKIIGITRAHLEEDAGKLLHDVADGASGVDLNRAGVPLLEIVSEPDMRSIAEATAYAKAMHRLVRWLGVCDGNMQEGSFRVDANISVRRPNAQFGTRCEIKNLNSFRFLEQALEYEMMRQINVLEGGGTIEQQTRLFDSVKGVTRAMRSKENAHDYRYFPDPDLPPLAVSKAWIERVRQNMPELPATRRTRFMEVLGLSAYDAGVLTAERELADYFEAVLAAFSENNEPTAAKTCANWVCGELSGLMNKSGVSVAALPVSAVNLANLLQRIVAGDVSGKTAKTVLEKMWAHGEDADVVITREGLAQISDADALEKIADEIIAANPTQTEQYRAGKEKLFGFFVGQMMKATKGQANPAQTNEILRRKLT; encoded by the coding sequence ATGAAATGGGAATGCGTTATTGGTTTAGAAATTCACGCACAATTAAAAACGGCGAGTAAAATTTTTTCGCCAGCGGCGGCGACCTATTGCGACACACCCAATCAGCACGTACGCGAAGTGGATTGCGGTCTACCCGGCGCCTTACCAGTGCTCAATCGTACCGTAGTGGAATATGCTATTCGTTTAGGGTTAGCGCTGGAATCCGAAATCAGTGAGCTATCCGAATTTGCACGTAAAAATTATTTTTATCCAGACCTCCCAAAAGGCTATCAAATCAGCCAGTTTGACTATCCTATCGTCAGCGGCGGTCGACTCGCCATTGACATGCCGGACGGTGAAAAAATTATTGGTATCACCCGCGCACATTTAGAAGAAGACGCCGGTAAACTATTACACGACGTGGCTGACGGTGCTTCCGGAGTGGACTTAAATCGCGCTGGGGTACCGTTGTTGGAAATTGTTTCCGAGCCAGACATGCGTAGTATTGCCGAAGCAACCGCATATGCCAAAGCCATGCACCGGTTGGTACGGTGGCTTGGCGTGTGTGATGGCAACATGCAAGAAGGTTCGTTTCGAGTGGACGCCAATATCTCCGTGCGTCGTCCAAATGCGCAGTTTGGCACTCGCTGTGAAATCAAAAATCTCAATTCATTCCGCTTTTTAGAACAAGCACTAGAATATGAAATGATGCGACAGATTAACGTGCTGGAAGGAGGCGGAACAATTGAACAGCAAACGCGTTTATTTGATTCTGTGAAGGGCGTCACTCGGGCGATGCGTAGTAAAGAAAATGCGCATGATTATCGTTATTTTCCCGACCCTGATTTACCACCACTAGCAGTATCAAAAGCATGGATAGAACGAGTGCGACAAAACATGCCTGAACTGCCGGCGACTCGCCGAACGCGTTTTATGGAAGTGCTGGGATTGTCAGCATATGACGCTGGCGTACTGACCGCAGAGCGCGAGCTAGCGGATTATTTTGAAGCCGTGCTAGCTGCATTTTCAGAAAATAACGAGCCGACAGCGGCTAAAACTTGTGCCAACTGGGTTTGTGGTGAATTGTCAGGGTTAATGAATAAATCTGGCGTTAGCGTGGCGGCGTTGCCGGTATCAGCAGTCAATTTAGCGAATTTGTTGCAACGTATTGTGGCAGGAGACGTGTCGGGCAAAACGGCCAAAACCGTTTTGGAAAAAATGTGGGCACACGGTGAAGATGCCGACGTGGTTATCACGCGTGAAGGGCTGGCGCAAATCAGCGATGCCGACGCGCTAGAAAAAATCGCTGATGAGATTATTGCTGCCAATCCAACACAAACTGAGCAATATCGTGCTGGCAAAGAAAAATTGTTCGGCTTTTTTGTTGGGCAGATGATGAAAGCAACCAAAGGACAAGCCAATCCGGCACAAACCAATGAAATTTTACGGCGTAAATTGACATAA
- a CDS encoding symmetrical bis(5'-nucleosyl)-tetraphosphatase has protein sequence MATYAIGDIHGCLRTFQALLTRVNFNPARDTLWLTGDIVNRGPNSLEMLRWVHDHRHCLRLVLGNHDLALLAAHLGVHPPTAATQLILRADDGNKLCHWLRRQPLAIAESDYVMIHAGRLATWEQTQTLELAAEVATRIQTDDDFFNVMYGNNPTRWHPAFSADNRCRLIINALTRLRLLNNDGSLYLDYAGEPNQRPPGTVPWFDFPHRQWWQATVIFGHWSSLGLVMRSDIMAIDTGCLWGRQLTAVRLEDRTVFQVPTQEDDIPL, from the coding sequence ATGGCCACTTACGCTATTGGCGATATTCATGGCTGTTTGCGTACCTTTCAGGCTTTGTTGACACGGGTTAATTTCAATCCAGCCCGCGACACTTTATGGCTTACTGGCGACATTGTTAATCGGGGACCAAATTCACTTGAAATGTTGCGCTGGGTGCACGACCACCGACATTGCTTGCGTCTAGTGCTGGGTAATCATGATTTAGCGTTGCTAGCGGCACACCTTGGCGTTCATCCGCCCACTGCTGCCACGCAACTAATTTTACGTGCTGATGACGGCAATAAATTATGTCACTGGCTGCGCAGACAACCACTAGCCATTGCCGAAAGCGATTATGTAATGATTCACGCTGGGCGGCTTGCCACGTGGGAACAAACGCAAACACTGGAATTGGCGGCGGAAGTAGCAACACGCATACAGACGGATGATGATTTTTTTAATGTGATGTACGGCAATAATCCTACTCGTTGGCATCCAGCTTTTTCGGCAGATAATCGTTGTCGATTAATTATCAACGCTCTGACTCGCCTGCGGTTGCTCAATAATGACGGCAGTTTGTATTTGGATTATGCCGGCGAGCCAAACCAACGTCCGCCCGGTACCGTTCCGTGGTTTGATTTCCCGCATCGGCAGTGGTGGCAAGCAACGGTAATTTTTGGCCATTGGTCATCGCTAGGACTTGTTATGCGTTCCGACATCATGGCCATTGACACCGGTTGCTTGTGGGGACGACAACTTACGGCGGTGAGGTTAGAAGACCGCACCGTGTTTCAAGTTCCCACACAAGAAGACGACATACCGCTTTAA